One Mycolicibacterium sarraceniae genomic window carries:
- a CDS encoding S1 family peptidase — MALGTLILIPAPAAVADGKVPIGGGAGIVVNGDTYCTLTSIGTDNTGALIGFTSAHCGGPGAQVGSEDRPDDGVIGTMVAGNDNLDYAVIRFDPAKVQPVSNYKGFVIDGIGPDPTFGEIACKLGRTTGYSCGVTWGPGQNPGTIVNQVCGQPGDSGAPVTVNNKLVGMIHGAFSEDLPTCVVKFIPLHTPAVTMSINAILGDIAGKNRPGTGFVPTTDALPS, encoded by the coding sequence GGCACTCGGCACGCTGATTCTCATCCCTGCACCGGCCGCCGTGGCCGATGGCAAGGTGCCGATCGGCGGCGGGGCCGGCATCGTCGTCAACGGCGACACCTACTGCACGCTGACCTCCATCGGTACCGACAACACCGGCGCGCTCATCGGGTTCACCTCTGCGCACTGTGGTGGCCCGGGTGCCCAGGTGGGCTCCGAGGACCGGCCGGATGACGGGGTGATCGGCACGATGGTCGCCGGTAACGACAACCTCGACTATGCGGTGATCCGTTTCGATCCCGCCAAGGTGCAGCCGGTCTCGAACTACAAGGGCTTCGTGATCGACGGCATCGGGCCCGACCCGACCTTCGGGGAGATCGCTTGCAAGCTGGGCCGGACCACCGGTTACTCGTGCGGTGTCACCTGGGGCCCGGGCCAGAATCCGGGCACGATCGTCAACCAGGTGTGCGGCCAGCCGGGTGACTCCGGTGCACCGGTGACGGTCAACAACAAGCTGGTCGGCATGATCCACGGCGCGTTCAGCGAAGACCTGCCAACCTGCGTCGTCAAGTTCATCCCGCTGCACACACCGGCGGTGACGATGTCGATCAACGCGATCCTCGGTGACATCGCCGGCAAGAACCGCCCCGGCACCGGGTTCGTCCCGACCACAGACGCGTTGCCTTCTTAG